Genomic DNA from Manis pentadactyla isolate mManPen7 chromosome 14, mManPen7.hap1, whole genome shotgun sequence:
GACTTGGCTTCTGCCCCTGTGCTGCCTCACCGTGAGAGCTCTTAGcatcctttccttcccttctagGTAAGCCTGGTAGATAAAGACCTCCTGAAATTTCTCAACCTTGAAGAGTTGGTACTGAGTGCTAATCGAATCAAGGAGATCAATGCTGCCAACCTGCCTCCAACTCTCAAGGTATAGGGTCCAGGCTCCACTTAGGGTCTTTGAGCCATCACTGCCCAGAGGCCCTGTCCGTACCCTGCCCCTGACACAGAAGGTTTAGACAGTGTGGCTGTGTGCTGAGGGCCAGTCTCAGACTTTTGGGATGTAGGCCAGTTTCCTCAAAAGGTAAAATttccatgtgacccagcaattctattcctaggtatatgcCCCCCAAAAATAGAAGAAGGGACTCAGTGTACCAGTGGTCCTAACAGTGCtactcacaacagccaaaaggtggagacaaCCCAAGTGTCTATTGGTAGATTAAtaggtaaataaaatgtggtctatccatacagtggaatattactcagtcataataAGGAATgacatgtgctacaacatggatacaCCCTGAAAGCATTAGATTGAATGAAAGagaccagacacaaaaggccccATTAATtagatgattccacttatataaaataTCTTGAAGAGGCAAATCCATGGACACAGAAAGTAGCTTGGAGGGAACTAGGGGCCAGGAGATGGGCACTGGGGGTTGCTGCTTCAGGGGTAGAGAGTTTCTCTTTGAGGTGACAAAAAATTTTGGAAACAGATAGtgatgatggttgtacaacagtgtgaatatacttaatgccaccaaactgtacacttaaaaaatggttaaaatatggcaaattatatatattttaccagatACATAAAGTTTAAAGCCCTCAAGCAGAACAGcaggaaaaaagaataagaagaaaggagaagggagGCTAGATGAAGGGATTTCTGGGATAACATCAAACAtactaatattcacattataggagtcccagaaggagaagagaagtgAAAGGGgtggaaaacttatttgaagaaataatagctgaaaactttcctaacccgaggaaggaaagagagatctGGGTCCAGGAGTTGCAGATAGCCCCAATCAAGATGAACCTGAGGCAGCTCATACCAAGACACCTTTTAACTAAAATATCAAAGATTaaagagaaaatgttaaaagtagcaagagaaaagcacAGAGTCACAAGCAAGGGAAATCCCATAAAGCTACCACTGATGTTTCAGCAGacactttgcaggccagaagtgAGTGACATGACACATTTgaagtgctgaaagggaaaacCTATAACCAAGAactctctacccagcaaggttatcattcagaatggaatggaaataAAGAGCTGCTCAGATAAACATAATCTAAAAGAGgtcaccaccactaaactggcccTACAAGAAATGTTACAGGGAcctctttaagaggaaaagaaaaggccaaaactagaagcaagaaaatgATGAGAGAAAAAATTCCACTGGTAAAAGCAAAATACGCTGAAAGAAGTAGATTAATAatttaaaagctagtatgaaggttaaaagccgaaaatagtaaaatcaattacatctaaaaattagttaagggaatcactaaatGAAAAGGTGTAAAATAAGACATCATATCCATAGAACATGGAGGAGGGGGAGTAAAAAAATGTAGTGCTGTGAGAAAGTGTTGGAACTTAAGTGACCATGAGCTTAACACAGACCACTGCACATGTCGGACGTCATACATAGACTGCTGGTTCCCACGAACCAAAGAACTGTAAAAGATACGCAAAAAATAAAGGGAGAGGAATCTAAGCATAACACTCAAGAAAGTCATCATCATGCATAAGGGAaaagaaataccatgtgatttcacttttatattgaatctaaaaaaaaaacagaaacaggctCAAACATGGAGAACAAAGTGGTGGTTGTCAAAaggatggggtgggggaatgggcaaaataggtgaaggggataaagaggtacaaacttccataatatgtcatggggatgaaaagtacagcataggacatAGAGTCAATAATATCATGAtacctttgtatggtgacagtaactacacttaaccatggtgagcatttcgtaatatgtaattgttgaatcactatgctgaaaccaatataatactgtatgtcagctatacttgaattaaaaaaaaaacagtttaagaaaaaGGTGGGCCGGGCTTTATTATGTCTTCAGCTGAGCATATCAAAATGGTcccaattttaaattaaattagattCAGTGGCAGAAGGGACTCAGAAATGTGGTTCAGTgccatgttaaaaaataaaaaaataggcgAGGCCTTGAAGGAGAAGTACAAGAGCTCTTCACTACCTTTGGGTTTATTCCTTATTGTATGCAGGCTCCCTTTGACTTTCCCAAAGGCATAACAGCAGGGGTGAGAAGTTGCCAATATGCTAAGCGTGTCTCCTGCCTCCTCTCCAACATCACCTCCAGTTCCAGGTGTTAAAGTTTCCttcacaaaaggaaaagaaaatttccaaCACCTGCCCCAggaaatttttttcccttattttaaaGGGAGTGCAGGCAGACaagggtgagggtgggggtgggctgtGGCCTGAGCACTGCGTAATTCCTCACCTGTGTCTCAGGGCAGCTGGAGGGAAATAGACTCAGTTTTGACTGGGCTCATGAGCACTTTCTGCCTCTGTCTCAGGTGTTGGAGCTCTGTGGTAACCAGATCGCCAGTGTGGAGTGTCTGTGTGCTCACCCACCCCCGGTTCTCCAGCACTTGGGCTTAGGTCACAACAAACTTCTGGGCCCCTTGGATAGTCTGTACATCACCACTGATCACTGGTAACTTGGGAGCCacaaatggaaaggaaacaaaggGGTTAAGCATGAGATTTGTGCAGTTACCCTGGCACCTTGAAGAACTCAGCTTTGCACTTTTCTCTAGTAACTCCTGGTTGGCTGCTAACTCCAGATGTAGATTTATTTCTCtgactcaataaacaaaaaattccACTGAACCCTAGGAAAGGATAGCAAGAGGTAGTGGGAGCAGGTGAGGCCTTTGATGCTGTGTGTTAAGAGTGGGGTTCCTCACTTGGACACTGTTGACGTGCAGCTGGAGGATTCTCTGCTGTGGGGGTGGGTGAGCAGCCCTCTGGCCTCCACACACTGGGTGCCAGTAGCACCCGTGCCTCTCCTGCCTGCTGTGgcttccctctgccctcctcACCACTCTGTCAGTCTTTGTGGAGAACCTTCTCGATAGACAGTGCCATACCAGGATCTACAGGAGATAGCGAGGAGGCGGGATGGGTTGAGGGCCATCTCCTTTCTGCAGTGAggacagcagtgtctcagaggggCAGCAGAACGGGACTGCCTTGGGTCCCAGGCGGCGCAAGGTGTGAGTGGAGGAGGGGTGGATTTTCCCCTCTGGCCATCAGCACCAGGCCTTCTGCTGTCCTAGACGTGGGGTGCTGGGGACACTGGGCAGCACAGGCCAGTGGCAAGGCCATGCTGCCTGTTCCCACCCCTTGGCTCACCTGGCCCCTTGACCCCTGAGCAGTCTTGCTCCTCTTCTAGGCCCAACCTCATGTCTCTGGACCTGGGCTTCAACAACCTGACGGACCTGCAGGGCATGATCGCCAGCCTCAGCACCCTCCCACACCTGCGGCTGCTGGTGCTGCAGGGCAACCCGCTGGCCCTGGTGCCCTACTACCGTGGCTTCACCATTGACTCCCTGTCCCAGCTGTGTGTGCTGGACGATGTCACGGTGACTTCCAATGAGAAGCACCAGTTCCATGGGCTCAGCCAGCGTGGGGGTGAGGGAGCTGTCACCCGAGCCTCTGCTTGCCTGGCCTCCACCCTTCCGGGTGGTCTGTCTCCAGCTCTCCAGTTGACCCAGACCCTAGTCTGGTGTAGCTCACCTTGGTCAGAGTTCTCCCAGATTTTGATCCCTGTGATGATTGGGACTTGGGGACAGAAGTGGTAGGGAGGCTGGGACCATCTTGGTCCTTTCTCTTCTGAGGCAAatgggaaacatttaaaaaatcagtttcttaTTTAAGTGATGGCCCGAGATCACCCCCTTGTGGCCCTCACTGCAAGCTGCAGCAGAGCCTGCTTAAGGTCAGGGTGATAAGACATTGATAATAGctacacctactgtgtgccagaccatGATAAGTAACAAATTCTTGAGCTGTGACCATCCTGCAAAGCAGCTACTGTCATTCCCATTGTACAGATCAGGAAAACTTGGCTTAACCAGGGGTGTCTTACCCGAAGGGGACATACCCCAAATCGCTGAACTTggcagagttgggatttgaacccatgtctGCAGACTTTGAGGCCAGCCCTGTGTGGTGGACAGAATGCAGGACCCAGCTGGCTCTTCCCTCCTGCCTCCACCCGCCTGCACCCTcacccctgcctgctccccttGCAGATCTCCTGGCATGTGAGGCACAGTTCGTGGTGACTATCGGAAGTGTCAGAGGGGTTCTAGACACTTCTATTTTGGACCTGGAACCAGGGCCCCAAGGCCCTTTTATCACTTACAGCTACTACGTGACCTACGACTTTGTGGAAGACAAAGAAGGTGAAGCCAGTGAATATGGTGGCGTGCTGGCTGAGGTGTGCACTCCTCCAGCTCCTGCTGGGAGGGTGGGGCTCTGCTCTCAGGTCCACAGGGTCTCCTACATGGGCAGAACAGCTTCAGGCCCAGGGAAACACTTACCATGGAGCTTTTTGATTCATACCCTGCTTTGAGTAGGGAACTGGCTGCTTCTCAGTCCCTTTCTTGCAGCTAGAAGACTCCCAAGTCTCACCCTCCTTCCCCCTTGCAATATGAGCAAAGGGCCCAGGGAGGGAGCAGCCCAGTTTCACGACTAGGCTGATTGCTCCAGCCTGTTCTCCAACTACCCCTGCACCTCCAGGCTCCCTCCCATCAGAGGAAAACCCAGGGATGCACCGACTAGGAGAATGGTAGGGTCCCTAGATGCAGAAGGTGTTATGGTTTTCACTCTTGACATGAACCTCTCAGAAGCAACAAGACTGGCTTTTTAAATCAGCTTCCTGCTTGCCTCCTCAGTTCTTGTTTGCCCATGCTTCAAGCTCATCCAAGCGCCTATGCCTGTTTACACATTCACTGGCGTCGGGTAAGAACTCTGCAGACAGCATCtggatgtgtgtctgtgtcttccTAGCAGCTTGTCAAGCCCTCTCCCAGCGCAGAACAGTTAGGCGAGAGCATTCCTGAAGAGGCTAAGGAGGAGGCTGAAGAATCTCTGGAGTCTGGGCTGACCACCCAGTCCCCGTTGGGAGAGTTGGAGGAGTCCCTCATCTTGGAAGGGTCAGGGGCCTTGTCCAAGTCGATAGACTCTGCGGAGGAGCTAGCCAAGTTGCAGCCACGTATAGATCCCCGGCTCTGCCCGTCTCCAGGGTGAGCATGAGACCTGGCCAGGAGCAGGGCCTTGGGTACCAGGGCTGCAGAGAGCCCAGacctctcctgcctcctccccattTGCCCCATAGCTGAGGTCCCCAGAGCCCTGTGGAGAATGAGTAAGGCCGCGGCTCTTGGTGGCTGGGTGCTCCGGGCGTGAGCTGTGCAGGTATGTTTGGACTCCAAGTGTTCAGCTCTTCTTCCTGGACTCCATTCCCTGATGGTCATAGTGTTCTGAAGACTTGAATTTCTTTAGTCACCTGAGAGATAATAAATGGACAGCCCTTCTCATCTCAGCCCTCAGGGTTGAAAATGTTTTTGATTTAACGTTTTAATTCAGCTGGAATTTCATCTGACCTCTAACACATGGTATGGGTCTGCCAATCTGAGTCCCAGGTTCTTTCTGGGCCAAACTAACCCATTTCACGGGCTCCATTTGTAGCACATATATGTCTTATTTGATTcttaatcatgtttttttttgGATGTTGTATAAGTTCTtcgtgtattttggatgtcaccccctattagatgtatgatttgcaagtatcttctcccactcggtaggttgccttttcatatcGTTGATGGTCAGCCAATCttcaagtccctttccctctcaCTTCTCCATCCCCTCTCCCCTGGTACTTCCATTATATGCTACTTCTAGAAGCTATTCAGAAAGCCTGAGAAAGACCTGGGGTGTTTATCCAAGCTCTGCTCCTTGGGGGGCCTTGAACCCTAATATTGGTCCCTCCATTACCCAGGAGGTGGCCTAAATCTCTTGTGAGCTTCTTGGCTGCCACTTTTGGAACTGGCTCTCACCTTAAGCATTAAAGTGGCACCAAATACTAAGCTCAGTCTTCTTGGCTGCCCTTCTCCCCCAGATTTTGGCCCTGAAAAATTCTCACTGACTTAGTAGTTCTTCACTGTCTTCAAGAgataattttagtattttatctGGCTTTTAGGATTGTTAGAACAGGAAGGTTTATCCAGTGCCATCTAGTCTACCATTTTCTGAAATAGAGCTCCAACATCAATTTTATAATAATGCTTTCTATTTTTTAAGTCTTatacattttattcttaattGTTTAAAGTTGTATTCCTTCATTTACTTGAAAGTCTTTATATTTTCCATGGAATTAGCTTACCCTCCATAGTTCCTCAAATTCAACAATTAGTAAATACTAATCACCCACATGCCTATATCCAGGCATGATTCTGGCTGTTAGCGTTACAAACACCAAGATAGAAAATGATCTGTTCTGTTGAGACATTTACCcatttcatcagggaaatgaatgaACAATAATTACAATGCAGTATATTTGGGAAGCTTAGAGGATTATCTGTGCCCCTATGATGGGCACATACCAGCTGAAAGAAGCTCAAATGTGGAGGAAGGTGGGGATCAGAAGGAAATAGTGCTGGAAAGGTAAAGAGACAGAAAGCCTATTTTTCTTAAGGGGAAACTATGAGAAAGTTCAAGGCATGGGCATACCCAAAGCAGATCTGCATTTTAGGAAGATGATTACAGTGAAGGCAATGGTCTGAAAATAGGTTGTTCAATTCTCCTCTCCACTTCTCCGGTAAATTTTTGAATGCCATCCTTTATGTATTTGTATACAGTATTTTATCACTGGAGTTATATTTTGCATATGCTTTTAAATTCAGGAAGTTATGAAATTTCTTTAATTTAGGAAGTACAGTTATTCACATTCCATCTCTgattctgtctgtctctgtcactAACTTGTTTAAACAGCTCTTATGGTCACATGCATTTCCTCCATTTATATGTTTCCCTTCTAACATTTGTTTTGAATAGTTGATTTACACAGTTTGCAAGCCCTGGACTGACACCATTATTTTGTTGGGCTTACTGTCTATTATATTTCAGCCCATAGCTTTACCTTTGATGGTATGCTCCTTTTCTTAAGGGAAAATTTTCTCCCACCTCAGTGCTGGACTTCTTAATGGTTTGTCACCTATTATGTTCTAATATTAATGTTACTCCTTATGGAGTCTGAGTCCTGATCTGGGGGTCACTTTCTGCTTCTGACCCAGTATCTtcctattttgagaatttttactTTTCAATATGCTTTAAAAATCTGGGGGTATAAGTAATCCATGCATTTATTAATGAGTCTATTTGTTCATAAAATACTTGTTTTGGTTTGCCAGGAACTGGACAAGAAATGAGGCATGAAAATGAATAATGCCACATCACATTTCTGGAGTTCACAGTTTACAACatcattatctttttttattgtggtaaaatatatgtaatataaaatttcccattttaactatttttaagctGATAGTTCAGTGAGGTTTAGAACATTCGCATTGTTGTGCCATCATGATCACCATCGATTTCCAGAAAtgattttcatcatcccaaactgcaGCTAActtgcctgcccctccccagcccctggtgacctctgttctactttctgtctctataaattggCTGTTCTCAGGcctcatgtaagtagaatcaaATGCTCTTTGctgttttgtgtctggcttatttcgtTTAGCATAATGTCTACAACTTCACCATGTTGTAGCCTTTGTCACACCTTCGCCCCTTGTCACTAAGGCTGAAGAATACTCTGTTGCCTGGTTACTCCACATTTTGCATATCGGGGACAGTTGGGTCGCTACCTCCTTTTGGTGACTGATGCTGCTGTGAACTGTGGTTGATGTAGCTGTTGGGTCCCTCTCACTCCCTTTGAGGTGTATTTTTTGGaattcctgctttttcttccaGTGAATTTCCACACTCAGTTTATCAACCCTGTGGCATCCCAAGATGATTTTGACTGGCATTTTGTAATGAGTTGgaatttgtaattattttgcttttttacaaCCATTTTGccaaacttttaaaaactttgtgatttgtgtctggcctgtgtcccttgCGGTTCAGCCATGCCCCTGTATGGCCTTCTCACGGCATTCACTGTCTGGCTTTCTCCCCATGCCCAGGCCCTTCCTGGCCCCCGGCCCCTGCTCTCCCTCCTGGCTGGCCCCTGGGCTCCTGTGCACTGTGTGCGGGTGCTCAGAGCACCCTCATAGTCTGGCCCCGGGTCCAGCCGTGTCCCTTGGGTGATGGCATCCATGTTTGCACCTTCCCGTCGCTAGGACAGTTCTCTTCAGCACAGTCCGCAAGCCCTGGGCTGAGGTCATTGCCTGCAACTACGAGATGCAGCACACCCTCAAGGACCTGGTGCGACTCAGGGCCTTCCTGCTGGCAGGAACCACCCTGACCATCGTGGAGGAGAAGGTGGGTGCCAGCGCTCTCCACAGTAAACACCTTGTCCTTTCTCCGCTGTCCTGCTTTCCTGCCAGGCTGCCCTGTAGCCCTGCCTCCTTATTGGCACAGTCTCAGTGCCTTTCCAGAAAGATCCCAGC
This window encodes:
- the LRRC43 gene encoding leucine-rich repeat-containing protein 43 isoform X5; protein product: MGAPAETVSAVLLEHLRQLCLHEFPCGTGSWVSLVDKDLLKFLNLEELVLSANRIKEINAANLPPTLKVLELCGNQIASVECLCAHPPPVLQHLGLGHNKLLGPLDSLYITTDHWPNLMSLDLGFNNLTDLQGMIASLSTLPHLRLLVLQGNPLALVPYYRGFTIDSLSQLCVLDDVTVTSNEKHQFHGLSQRGDLLACEAQFVVTIGSVRGVLDTSILDLEPGPQGPFITYSYYVTYDFVEDKEGEASEYGGVLAELVKPSPSAEQLGESIPEEAKEEAEESLESGLTTQSPLGELEESLILEGSGALSKSIDSAEELAKLQPRIDPRLCPSPGTVLFSTVRKPWAEVIACNYEMQHTLKDLVRLRAFLLAGTTLTIVEEKILSWPTVLSAVDSPLPAKKGKGENKKGKKEKEEKDKKGKDGKDKAGKGEKELAKNQKGSKKKELPKHLRQDLPTLRVLGEGMVALESLLAGEPLVSTVCNFGVIRTLDSDRLTFIRDSKNKKAKKENRKSMTAMYDSDYQPEPLSVEVQIQLKQCRSAEEALRALAL
- the LRRC43 gene encoding leucine-rich repeat-containing protein 43 isoform X2; this translates as MGAPAETVSAVLLEHLRQLCLHEFPCGTGSWNKSRFLPQTWRAWRELVPREEEAVNPGEETVQDLLDLVCSPQSPWALPEGSSAEDRFLRELAVQNPLMLKDTFLYSYFRSLRVVGRQVSLVDKDLLKFLNLEELVLSANRIKEINAANLPPTLKVLELCGNQIASVECLCAHPPPVLQHLGLGHNKLLGPLDSLPNLMSLDLGFNNLTDLQGMIASLSTLPHLRLLVLQGNPLALVPYYRGFTIDSLSQLCVLDDVTVTSNEKHQFHGLSQRGDLLACEAQFVVTIGSVRGVLDTSILDLEPGPQGPFITYSYYVTYDFVEDKEGEASEYGGVLAELVKPSPSAEQLGESIPEEAKEEAEESLESGLTTQSPLGELEESLILEGSGALSKSIDSAEELAKLQPRIDPRLCPSPGTVLFSTVRKPWAEVIACNYEMQHTLKDLVRLRAFLLAGTTLTIVEEKILSWPTVLSAVDSPLPAKKGKGENKKGKKEKEEKDKKGKDGKDKAGKGEKELAKNQKGSKKKELPKHLRQDLPTLRVLGEGMVALESLLAGEPLVSTVCNFGVIRTLDSDRLTFIRDSKNKKAKKENRKSMTAMYDSDYQPEPLSVEVQIQLKQCRSAEEALRALAL
- the LRRC43 gene encoding leucine-rich repeat-containing protein 43 isoform X4: MGAPAETVSAVLLEHLRQLCLHEFPCGTGSWNKSRFLPQTWRAWRELVPREEEAVNPGEETVQDLLDLVCSPQSPWALPEGSSAEDRFLRELAVQNPLMLKDTFLYSYFRSLRVVGRQVSLVDKDLLKFLNLEELVLSANRIKEINAANLPPTLKVLELCGNQIASVECLCAHPPPVLQHLGLGHNKLLGPLDSLYITTDHWPNLMSLDLGFNNLTDLQGMIASLSTLPHLRLLVLQGNPLALVPYYRGFTIDSLSQLCVLDDVTVTSNEKHQFHGLSQRGDLLACEAQFVVTIGSVRGVLDTSILDLEPGPQGPFITYSYYVTYDFVEDKEGEASEYGGVLAELVKPSPSAEQLGESIPEEAKEEAEESLESGLTTQSPLGELEESLILEGSGALSKSIDSAEELAKLQPRIDPRLCPSPGTVLFSTVRKPWAEVIACNYEMQHTLKDLVRLRAFLLAGTTLTIVEEKILSWPTVLSAVDSPLPAKKGKGENKKGKKEKEEKDKKGKDGKDKAGKGEKELAKNQKGSKKKELPKHLRQDLPTLRVLGEGMVALESLLAGEPLVSTVCNFGVIRTLDSDRLTFIRDSKNKKAKKATHRNEHGHCCSMDAP
- the LRRC43 gene encoding leucine-rich repeat-containing protein 43 isoform X1 codes for the protein MGAPAETVSAVLLEHLRQLCLHEFPCGTGSWNKSRFLPQTWRAWRELVPREEEAVNPGEETVQDLLDLVCSPQSPWALPEGSSAEDRFLRELAVQNPLMLKDTFLYSYFRSLRVVGRQVSLVDKDLLKFLNLEELVLSANRIKEINAANLPPTLKVLELCGNQIASVECLCAHPPPVLQHLGLGHNKLLGPLDSLYITTDHWPNLMSLDLGFNNLTDLQGMIASLSTLPHLRLLVLQGNPLALVPYYRGFTIDSLSQLCVLDDVTVTSNEKHQFHGLSQRGDLLACEAQFVVTIGSVRGVLDTSILDLEPGPQGPFITYSYYVTYDFVEDKEGEASEYGGVLAELVKPSPSAEQLGESIPEEAKEEAEESLESGLTTQSPLGELEESLILEGSGALSKSIDSAEELAKLQPRIDPRLCPSPGTVLFSTVRKPWAEVIACNYEMQHTLKDLVRLRAFLLAGTTLTIVEEKILSWPTVLSAVDSPLPAKKGKGENKKGKKEKEEKDKKGKDGKDKAGKGEKELAKNQKGSKKKELPKHLRQDLPTLRVLGEGMVALESLLAGEPLVSTVCNFGVIRTLDSDRLTFIRDSKNKKAKKENRKSMTAMYDSDYQPEPLSVEVQIQLKQCRSAEEALRALAL
- the LRRC43 gene encoding leucine-rich repeat-containing protein 43 isoform X3 yields the protein MGAPAETNKSRFLPQTWRAWRELVPREEEAVNPGEETVQDLLDLVCSPQSPWALPEGSSAEDRFLRELAVQNPLMLKDTFLYSYFRSLRVVGRQVSLVDKDLLKFLNLEELVLSANRIKEINAANLPPTLKVLELCGNQIASVECLCAHPPPVLQHLGLGHNKLLGPLDSLYITTDHWPNLMSLDLGFNNLTDLQGMIASLSTLPHLRLLVLQGNPLALVPYYRGFTIDSLSQLCVLDDVTVTSNEKHQFHGLSQRGDLLACEAQFVVTIGSVRGVLDTSILDLEPGPQGPFITYSYYVTYDFVEDKEGEASEYGGVLAELVKPSPSAEQLGESIPEEAKEEAEESLESGLTTQSPLGELEESLILEGSGALSKSIDSAEELAKLQPRIDPRLCPSPGTVLFSTVRKPWAEVIACNYEMQHTLKDLVRLRAFLLAGTTLTIVEEKILSWPTVLSAVDSPLPAKKGKGENKKGKKEKEEKDKKGKDGKDKAGKGEKELAKNQKGSKKKELPKHLRQDLPTLRVLGEGMVALESLLAGEPLVSTVCNFGVIRTLDSDRLTFIRDSKNKKAKKENRKSMTAMYDSDYQPEPLSVEVQIQLKQCRSAEEALRALAL